The nucleotide sequence ATTGACTGTAAATTTGTTGCTCCTTCTCGGCTAGGTACTTGTATctgcaaatattttttaaacatttcgtTTCCATTCCGACTCTAAACATTTCTTTTTGTAGACATTGATATTGAATCGGTACACGTCGCTGTAATCCTCTATGTTCTATCAGTTTTCACGTATAACTGTAATAATGGGTGGAACTTAttgttgaaatatttttcaacacTGGTAGGATAAACAGAACAtagaatattttctattttatttagcTCTGAATCGATGATAGGTCATAGACATAGAGGACCATTTCATAATTTAGATTTAATTGGTTCCTAGAAATATATTCGGTACGATTCTTTGTTTAGTTTGAAAAGTATTTTGTACAGTCTGAAAATTTGCCACCCTTTTCTTTGCACTATCCTGTATGTCAGTAATACAGATTTAACGCGTTGCGTACCTATTTTTGTTGCTATCATGGCCATGAACGTCGCATGGGCAGTCGTCAGGGGCGATTCTCTGGGTGTACAACCGAATACCGGTACTCATTGGCGGTTGTACCGGTTTTGAGACGAGAGGCACCGGATACGGCCATTTGTATTCTTCGCTAGTGATCGTGACGAAATTTTGCAACGCGGTAGTCATCGTGCACCAATAATTTGATTACGGTTAGAGTCGAACACCAAAATTTACATGCACCTTTGTCGGAGaaagtatttaattatttaattggcAGGCTCGTGTCTTTGCAATATCGAAACATCTTTATTAATTCATTTATCATACGAGTAAAAACCTATTAGTGTACAAAAGAAAACATAACGATACTTTTACATTTGAGGTAGAGAACAGTACTTACAGATAAATACTTATAGATAAAgaatatacagaatgttcggtcacttctgggaaaaattttaatgagagattctagaggccaaaataagacgaaaatcaagaacactaatttgttgattgaagcttcgttaaaaagttattaatgtttaaagttccgtagaACGACAATCTAAGAACAaaggcgaatttttttctcgaaaatggttaggatttcgagggtatatgtattgaccaaaaatgattgtaattgattgctgcaaccaaaaataatttttttaagacgatttgaaattttttttttccgtcgaaaaatttaggcacctaccccctgtcgatttttcttgaaaattcgtttttgatttttagtaattttgtttgacgccctatagaaaagttgcctaatacttttttgtaggcacccatgagctctacttcaaaaaaaagtttcattgaaatatattcactattgtaggagttatggctatttgaaaattggaccacttttatgaggtttttcgcattttacggagtcaaggaacaacttccccaatattttcagaatttctacatattcttcactaaaatacgcgttgattgcttttttaaacattaaaaacgtccaatccgttcagaaattttgacattttaaagattcgcatgaaatttcagggaagtatttctggcctcacattagattttcggtaaggaatttttttctcgaaaatggttaggattttgagggtgcgtctattgaccaaaaatgattgtaattgatcgctgcaaccgaaaataattttttcaaaatgatttgaaattttttaataactttttaacgagtctCAGTCACCAAATTGGTATTCTGAatcttcgtcttattctggcctttagaatctcccattaaaatttttcacaggggtggtcgaacgccctgtatagtaCATAATTTATAAATGCGCATAGAACAAAATAGAGTTGATATCGAGAgtcataatttaatattatatataattttcagaagaatttgaattttattatttcgcatTCCAATATAAGGATTTCGATTTAATTTTCACACAAAacttttcaattaatttttactTGCATAATTCATTACAGATATCATAACTATTTCCCAACCCCTGATTTATTATTGTCGTTAATCTCACAAATTTACGTAGTAGTACTTAAAATTGTGGGTCAAAATGGACCCAGGGTTCGCTGGTTATAGGGTTAACACGTAATTTATTGGAGAATGTTGAGCGAACACGACTTACCGAGAATTTTGTTGCAAAAAAACAGCGACTAAACGTTACATGGCAAGGAGGACTGAACCGATTCGCCGGTGCTCGAGACCCAGTCGAGTTTCGTTACCTTGAGAAAAAACCAGAGTAGTGTTTCTTTGACCAGCATGATCGCGATAACGATAATTTTATAAAGCACGTAGCACAGTATGGCGTTCAGAAACGTGATACCGGTATACGCGACGATAGAATCGGTCGTCAGTCTTGAATCGTTCATCTTTCGATTCGCAGAGGAGTATTTTCCAGCTTATAGCGACATTTTCAGCACCACAGTAATTTAGTCAGAGATTCGTCCAAATTCGTTTACGTAGCACGAACACTCGCGTTACATCAAAATGTTCGACTTGAAGTTTGCATACTTTATCGGTGTTCGTTGGATAATTTCGCGTAAGGCTTTTCAGAAACGCtcagtaattaaaaaaaaactcgTCTTTGCGTAATTTGTGATATTTTAATAGGTAGTTTTGCTAGTATTGGTAGCGACACATAGTTTCTTACAAAATTGTTGATTTCCAATTACTGGGTAGCTTATTAGTACTTAATTGGTTTGAACAAGTTAGTCGAAAAATTAATAGCATCGCGTCTAAGACAGGATTTGCTATTTGTGTTATCAAATCATTAACTGAGAACATAACAATTTAAGTGTCTGAACATTCACAGTTCATACTGTTCACGCGTATAAatgatttaaatatattttagtatCGTTTTTGACAATACTTTTAGCCTCTGtcagtttaaaaaaatatataattaatctaATAGGAATAATgttatttcatttaaaattctGTTATTTGTGTTCCAATGATAATGGTTTTCTCAAACTGAAGAGGGCTGTAAGAACAATCGAAAACATTTTTTCTTCACTGAGAAGAGAAGGctgattttttttgtttttagcaTATTAAAAAAGATagcaaaactcaatatttttttaaatctctagttccaaatataagggcgtgtctgctgaatattttcTCCAAATTCGAGATTAATCTGCtaaatcttgaaatatcatggaagctttaaaaaatgcatttaagcaagaagttataactcgcagaatttttaatatttttctgtgaaaaaaaatactgtacatacttatAAGATAAATACAAAATAGCCTACCTACCATAAAAAAAATCATATAAATGGCTGAAAAAAtagcagtctagacagcaatacccgcTTAAAATTGCAAATTTGTTGAAAATTCTTAGCTATCTGTTTTTTATTCTAAATTTGATGGCCCATTTGACCCACTCCGGAACAGGGTTTGATCTCGCGTTTTTGAAAAATGCAACCTCGATGATCTCAATTAAAAGGGGGGCACAAAGACAATTTATTACTATCGACAGCAGGCGTACAATAATATTGAATGGAAATACAAATTGTTTTCTCAGTTGGAGGTCGTCGAGGTGTTGCTGAATTTTTCACGAGGCGACAGGCTTCTCGACACGCGATTTGGAATTTCCGATTCCTCCGCGTCGATTCGTTTCTCTTCTATTTCGAAGCTTTGATCGCCGGCCGGTGGATTTTTCGCGTACGTCCGCGCGTCCATATAGTGTTGTTTCTTCGATTTCCCCTTTTGCTTGTTCTTGCGTTGCTCCAACGGCGATATCAAATGTTCCTGGAGATTCGACGAGATCAATTTCAAAATTTGTTCCTCGTCCTCGACCTGACTGCAGACTCTCTTTTGAACGCGACCCTTGGCCGTCGTAAAAATTGGCCTCGTTGTTTCTTGAATACACCCACAATTCAGTCTTGTGATCGTCGTCATTGTACCACATGGTTCCAAGCTCTGAAAAGTGTTTATCGATTATTTGCTGGATTGGAACATAGCCAGATCAACATTCTACTGCATTTAACCCGATAAACTGCCTATGTAGAAACAATTTCGTTCGcgtcgaaaataaaatttcaagctTTTCAACCGAGCTTCTCGTTCGACAATGTTTCGCTCGTCATACTTAGCAGTCGGTTTCAAATTTTATGGACGAACGATAGAGTAGGATACACTGGCTCAAATAATTACTGGGTTTCGTGTGCAAAGTACGAAAAACGTCAGACTTTTCTCAACGAATTTAAAAagagaaattttagaaataataaatagaatATTTCCTTTAATGTAAGAATTTGATATACGAAAAAGAGTTGATGAAGAAGATTGTTTGCTTTgaacaaataaattcaactaTTCACGTTGACCTTAAAATGATCTTGAAACgaaaaacgatatttaattaaatcttgtttaaaaaaacagtaaataatttttattgaaacaAAAGTATCGATAGATGTAAATATTTACATTGTTGACACGATTGTCGCACTTAAGGGAGTCCCGAGATTcaataaattgaatttatttgttactctaaataatttttatccaaCAACAATACTTTTGCACATATCTGTTTCACGCTTTAAAAGATGGCTTATTCGTTAGAAAAAAGTGTGTTTCTATTTTAAAATACTTTATATAATACATTTCTCGGTCGATCTTCGGTGTGGGGTTGAAAGCTGGCGCTTTGTAATTTTCCGTGAGCCCTCAATGTCGGCGACGCCATCTTTGGGCCGAAATAATATTCACCGATCAGTCGTTTGATCTCGTGTGAATAGTATCTCTCGTTTATGTCTCGTTTCATTTGCAGTTCTCTCAATTTTTGCAACTTCTGCATCGTTATCATTGCATCAGGAACGTTCGATTCCGTGCACTCATTGAAACGCGAATGTTTTCCACGCAGAGTAGCGTTGTTGCTATGACGCGGTGGAACGTATAGCGGCTCGTCTGGATAACCGTGCAACTAGAAAACAAAGTTTAAATCGACGTGGCAGTAAACATATCGAGTCTCTTAGTTCGACAAAGTAAAATTGTTTCAATGGGAAAAAACTAGAAACGATACAGTAAAATTCTTAGTTGCTTTTTTTCTCACATAAATTTGGAGTAAATAGTATACAGCAGTTAACGGTTGGGCTAGCAGTATAAAAAAGTGAAATCGTAATTCGTGATATAACCGAGAAACGATTGATTCCTTGTCTAAAAATATAGTCGAAAATGTAAAAAGATTCGAGTTTTTCGTTCGAAATCCCACCAAAAGCATAAAAAAAAACTTTACGAGGGTGTAAACCTGCCGTGGAACATCGTTGTGGTGattcttttttatatttcaCTAAGAATTGCGTACGAAATCAAGGGGGTTTTGTTTCAAAAGCTGACGTGGAACCGATACTTGGAGCTTCGAACCGCCATTTTTGTTCAAACGTCTATGAATCGTCGGTGTCGGTGCGTTATAAATTTCGTTTTCCTTCTACTAAGTTTTATCGTATGTGTACTTATGTGTTTAAGGTAGTCAAACAATTTTTGTTCATATTTAGTATTTTTCCAAATAGTTTGATACAAGAAACAATAATCGAGAATGGGAAATAAAACGGTGCTTTCTATAgaaaaaaaagacaaaaaaCGTCTACTTTAAAAATCCGATATAATCTATCGACCAACATAATAGTTCTTGATAAAATGGATGGTTCTTCGAAAAAAAGAGCTCTCGAGTTTCGCGAATCTAATAATTGGGTTTCGACGCATGTTCTACTTTAGACAGTTACAAGCAGGTCAACATCGTACCGATGTAGGCGCTTCTTTAAATTTATCTAAGCGTTGAGCGCAGTCTTACTGTGTATTCAATTTCTACGATTCGGGTTACGTCACGATTTAGCTTACAAACGCGACGTGAAAATAAATGTTGTAGATCATACGTTATTCTTATTAATGCCCGTTTCCTCCACCTCGGCGACAGTTTCCTCGGAAGTTCTCTCTCCTAGAAATTTAACGTCGTGTTCGCTGGTGCAATCCTGTTGATAAGTGTTCGAATCCGTGTATCGTACGCCGTTAGGATGCATTTCTCTGGACCAATTGTTTCCTGGCACAGTGGCCGTGTACTTTTTCCGACGATTGTCCATTTCTATCGGTGGCCTCCTTGAACCCAGACCGGATTAATATAATTTCGAAAGTAAAAACGCTACAGGTTAAGGGAGACAATTACTCGTTGGATAATTTGCCACGAACGCGACTCGGCGGTAAGGCTGCCATTTTAAATTATTCCTTAAAATACGCCGCTGACAGGCGCGTATGGCGTATTGTACATTACTACGCAGAATTTGTTGTAATATATGTTTCactatttttcacatagtttgcTCGTCTCTCGTATCCGCTGGCGTGGCGACTGAGATTCTTGAGCAACTTCAAGGTTTTCGACGCCTAGGGTGAAACGGATTTTCATCGACGAAACTCGTTCCGAAAAACGATCGTTTTTCATAGAAAACCTGACatcaattgaaattaaaattagtcGAGAAAGATACTTCGAAGCACTAATTCTGGACAGTTCGTGGTATTCTTGCGAAGAGACTTAAAGAAATCTTTCCCTATTAAAGATATGTGGTTCTAAATGACAAAGAAACATTATATAAACGTAGGTCATTGGAAATTTTATTAGACAATTATTACCAAAATACGAAATATCTAGgactattatttatatttacataAAATTTTGCCTATCTCCGGTGTGAAATTCGTTTATTCGATGAGAATAAAATAATGCAGAAGAGTGTTCGAACAGTTCTAGatattattttgttaaattttccaAGAAATTCCTATTTGTGGTCTTTATTTAATACAACTTCGTCAGCGGGggaatattaaaatttgttttataaGATCGCCATCGACCAAGTCGGAGCGTTGGCTTTCTTGTGATGAATTCTTCCTCTTAAAATGGCGTGTCCCAATCTGCTAATGCTGTCTTGGTACTCTGATCGCCAAGGTGGTATTCGTGTTTCGTGACTGTCATCCTCCACTTTTTTCCTCGACGTTTTCGTTCTGCCTCTTAGACCATTATCGCGTTTAGAAAGTCGAGACCGAGTAGACGGACGACAATCTATTCGTATTCGGTGTTTCATAGAAACGCATGGATCCTTTTCTTCGTCCGTCGTGCCCATAATTGCTGTAAACAATTCGCATTTAACATTTTCAAG is from Colletes latitarsis isolate SP2378_abdomen chromosome 4, iyColLati1, whole genome shotgun sequence and encodes:
- the LOC143341350 gene encoding uncharacterized protein LOC143341350, translating into MDNRRKKYTATVPGNNWSREMHPNGVRYTDSNTYQQDCTSEHDVKFLGERTSEETVAEVEETGINKNNLQLHGYPDEPLYVPPRHSNNATLRGKHSRFNECTESNVPDAMITMQKLQKLRELQMKRDINERYYSHEIKRLIGEYYFGPKMASPTLRAHGKLQSASFQPHTEDRPRNSLEPCGTMTTITRLNCGCIQETTRPIFTTAKGRVQKRVCSQVEDEEQILKLISSNLQEHLISPLEQRKNKQKGKSKKQHYMDARTYAKNPPAGDQSFEIEEKRIDAEESEIPNRVSRSLSPREKFSNTSTTSN